AGTTTTGATCAAGAAATGATGGGAAgactctgtttttaaaatgtcagagtGCTTCCattaatttttgaaagagaaacagtTTCCTGAGGTGCCTACTGTTTGTTCTGATAGCTTCAAAGGAAACTTCCTGTAATTATATAGCAGAAGGAtgacattaaacaaaaaaagaagaaacaggttaaaagaggaggctgaataACACAAAGAGAACACAGCATCTTGTTTAGGTTCAAAAGCCCTGCATCAGCTTGACCAAAAGCAaatcttgtttttgtttctgtgcctCAGCCACTGCCCTTGGCATCTTCATGGATGCAGAAAGGGGAGGAGGACAATTGTCTGGCTTCTCATTTTCACAGCAGTGCTCTGAATATTAATCAGCCTAAACCCAGAGCTGTAGGCACTGCTGCTCGTTACTGCTCTGCAGTTGGGGGTAGTTTGCTGTGTAATTTTTGCAGACaagccagcagcaggggctgggcaaGCCCCTTCTCTGTGCctgcccctgcagagcaggagtgTCCTCAACATGCCCTGATGGTTCTGTCAGAAACATCACGGTGCCCTTGGGCTGGTGTCGTACCAGGGGTGCCTTTCAAAGCACCTTTGCCCCCCTCATTAATGCCAGAAGGGCACGCAGGGAAACAAGGTCCCTTCTCCTGTTAATCCTTTCCCTGTGGCTGCCCCAACCCAGCATCCCAACCCTGCATCCCAACCCTgcatcctgccctgccccatTCAACCGACGCCCAGAAATTAAGCCCAGTGAACATGTTTTCCTGCTCTTGAAATCTGGGTGTTTTCCACTGCTGGGCTTTGCTTTTGACACAGCTGGAggcacaaagagaaaaatcccaCCAGGCAAAGGctctcagctgggctggcagccctggctgtccccatggcagcagctcctgccagccctaCTGCTGAGGACAGTGGCTCCCACCCAGCAAGAACAGAGACCCTGATCATGGGGCCTTGTTCCCAGGGCACAAGCCAGACCAGACTTCTGAGTGGGCAGGAGGACTTTTATGGGAAATAAGAGCCGTGAGGCACCTTTAGTCCTAGGGTTAGTGCTcaagagctggagctgctgccaggcaggctCTGGGCACATGGAAGTGGGTGTGTGGGAGCAGGGACATGAGCGGGCACACGGAGCCTCCCCCGCGCCACTGGACACACATCGCTCCCTCTTTTTTCCCAGGCAGAGCCCAGTGCAGCTGTCCAAACGAATTGCACCACCTCTGCATCACAGGAGGCATTTTAATTACTCTATTGACTCATGCTCTTGAGAGCATCCGGCgtggcagagctcagcctggGATGAGGAACGCAGGGACAGAGCGAGGGAGCGGGTCCCATTGCCCTTCCCAGCACACACATCTGcccaccctcacagccctgATCTGTGCCTGACTGTTCAATAACTCAgccagcagaggaagaaaaatactgggggaaaaaaaaaaaaagctgggagCTGTTAATGAAAACCATCAGAAAATAGATATCAAGTAATGACACCACAATGAGAGCTTATTAATAGGAAAGTCTAAAGCTAAAACTAATTTAAACCTGATGAGACAGGACATCTCATCTTCAGGAGAATGAGGAGTCAATAGTTAGCTGTcagtaaaggaaataaattgctcacaagggaggaggaaaagccGCAGGACTCCCAAgccccagagagcagcagttCCTGTGACAGCCTGGTGAGATCCAGGCTGAATTCCTAACCCCAGATGAGCCAGAACTGCTGTTCCCCATTGGCAACActgctgggggtgggcagggtGGGCCTGGGTCCTCCAGGGTTGCTCTGGGCAGGATCCTGATGGAAACACTGACCCCAGGCACTGGGCTGTGCAACAGTGTGGGGTGGTCTGGGGGACACAAGTGGGGCATGGACTTTGCCATCAGCAGCCAAGGAGCTTCAGGAGCTGCCATAACCCaaccccaggcagctccagcacagcatgAACTAAAGATACAGCCAACTTCAGAaactgaagacattttaaaatgttctttataTTGCATTTAAATGCCCCCAGAGGTTCacacagagctggctgcagcaaTGGTGATGAGAAGCCACCACAAAAGTTTGTCTGTTCCATGGAGGCACCCTGGGACAatgggaaggagggagctgctggaagtgaggctgggcagggcaCAAGGCAGAATGGACATGAGACAGTTCAGCTTCCCCAACACCAGAATTCAGGGAGCAAATCATCTGACAAGTGATACAGAAACCACATCTCCCCTCCAGCCTCcgagaaaaaaaagcattcctGCTTTCAGGCAGTGCCAAATTACTAGCTCAGCCTCCAAGGTCACTGtcagcacttcctcatggatGCTTCGGTGCCTTCAACCCTCAGCCTTCATTCCTAAGGCCTATAAAACTAAGGAGGCGAGGAAAATGGCAAGGGCTCCTCAGGGAGTCTGTGCAGTGAGCACTGTCACCTTCTCATCAAAATGGAAaacccagctctcctgctcatTAGTCTCTTCCTCTTAAAACACCAACTAAACCAACCCCAGCTGGCCTGGGAGCAGCATGGCTGCAGAGGGCCTGTGCTTGGCCTTCCTCCCATGGAATGGGGCAGGGAAAGGTGGGCCTCAGGCCTTCTCCAGGGGTGCTGGCTCAGGCCACAGTTCCAAGGCACATGGGAAAAACATGCTGCAAGAGGCTCTGCAGGGCAAGTAAATCTGGGCTAATTACCTGCTTGTTTTAATTAGCAAGATTGGCTTCAGTGCCTCTTACCTTTGAGGGATGGTGCTTATACACCCTGCTCCTTCCTTTGGCATTCCAAACCCAAGAagcttcctgctgcctcttccttAAAGCCCCACGGGCCAGAGGAAAGGCTGACACTCACCAGGCAGTGGGGTCCAAGAGCTGGTGTGTGAATTTTGGCCTAAGACCCTGTCCCACgtggaggcaggagggcagagcagcactgtgagTGTTGGCACCTCAGAGCCCACCCTGGGCAGTGCTGATTGTGCAGGTTCACTTCTGTgagaagagaagcagctctgagaTAACAAGCAAAaggtatttatttcttaaactaTGGTCTCATGAATATTCAGTGAACCATGTTGCTTTCAAAGAGATGCAATTATATCTCAGAAAGAGCTGAGCAGGAGAGAAGTCTTTCTAGCAAAGTCCTTTCATGCTTACttaaaaaatctgcaaatcCATGTGGTGCCTCCTCTATTAAGAGCTGATGAGCTGTTCCTTCAAAAATTCTCTTATGAGATATGGGAAAGAATCTTCCCTTTCAATATAGCTAtcatgttattaaaataatttgttgcaaAAGGCTCTATCCAGTGACAGTTTACTTACAAGTGCAGGTTACAGGTACTtagcagcccaggctggagtgTGACACAGAGTGCCCAGGGTTagctgcaggctgggaagaACAAGGAACTGAGATGCACTTACAGAAGTTATTGGCCATTTACATGGGTATGACCATTTCTCTCCTCTAGCAATCAAAGAAAAGGGCACCCACAGCTGTCTGGATTACAAAGCTGCACCTGAAGTTTTAACAGGCTGGCAGCCAGTCCTTACCCTGCATCCCCTCAGGCCTGGAGACAGGTAAAccccttcctctcccacacAGAGCCAGATACCCCCAGTGCAAGGTAAGGCTGCATTCCCTGAGCCTCAGATGCTGCAGGTTAAGCATCCCTCCTGCACATTAACATCGGTTTATATGCCACAGTTTGGTGCCACATTCCATCATAGAGGCATGGTGCAAATTCTGCCCTACCCTTTCCAAGCATTTTGCAGATAAGGAGGTGACCCGTATTTAGAAAGAATCTCCACAGTCTCTTCATGTCCTCCAAGTTCCTCATCCCCTTGGGCAGTACTCCTGCCATTCTCCAGCAATTCTGGAGCTGTGTTTTCTGGGCACTACCAGTTTTTGCAGTTCTTAAATTCAGCTGAGCTAGCAGGaatgagctgctctgcagacatACATTCCAGGATGGGCTGTGCCAGAGgaagggagcagaggcagcagcactgcaggggggtgaGCCCCAGAGccaaggaaaacacaaaaccacGAGGTACCTGGGTTTGGCCAGGCCACACACAGCATCCATCCCTTTTTCCTACAAACTTGCACAGATCCATGGAGGGCAGGTTGTTgccaaaacaggaaaaaccagaatttattattatttttatatatatatatacacacacacatatatatatatttcaatatACATACATCTCCCTGTTTCTACCCCATCTCCACATGACCAAACCTCCTTGCTACTTGCTGGAGAAAACGTGCTGCTTTTgccccctggcagcagggacagctcagtgagcagctgcagagcgGGACAGGGTTGTACGGGAGAGCAGGACCCCCTTCAAGGtctgggagctggcagaggtcaccTGGAAGAAACAGCACAAGAGCCCTCAGgcacagaaaagctgagaaagatCCATTCTAATTTTAGGCTCTCCTGGCAGAAAGAGAGCCCAAGGAAACAAGAATTGTGGACAGTCACCTTCACCAGGACATAGTCCCCTGGCTGGGCTCGGAGCAGCTCCCCGCCGCCCGCAGCGTCCTGGATCTCAGCATCAGGGAAGATCACCTTGATGTTCCCGTCGTTCCTACCGCACAGCTCGGAGGCAGAGCGCTTGCTGGGCTGAAAGGACAGGGAACACTGACTGCatcccagcacctctgctccACTGCTGGGCTGTACTGCCTCAGGAATTAACTGAGCACTATTGctgctattaaaataaacattccctgctgctgagcatccCATGCAACACAgtgccacagctgctgtgctgacaTTCACACACCAAAGCCAACCTTTTAAAGCCTGCACTGATTCAGAGACATGCCTCTAACCCACCCCATCCCCCTGAGCTCAGCTCagtgctctggaaaaaaaaaatcaggctgtgCGCTCAAGCAGAGTCCTCGGATCGTGCAGGGAagtgggcagggagggcagaggtgATGATGGCTGCGCAGGGCCTAAGAGTCTCTGGGCCAGCAAGAGGGGAGAgggacagctctgctgcaggcactCACCccctccaccagcaccagctgggCCTGGCCCACCATGGCCCCGTTGGCCCGGGCAGCCTCCTCCCGGAAGGCAGCGACGAGCTCCTCCAGCCGCCTCTGCTTCACAGCCGCCGGCACGTCGTCCTGGAGCCGGTGGGACGCCCGGGTCttctgcaggacacagcagctctCAGGCCAAGATCAGAACCCTCCCTGATCCcagcctgctcagctgctctccAAGCAACAACTTTCCACACACAACAGCTTGTGTCTGCAACCCCACAGAAAGTTTCAGGTACTAAAGCACCAGGAACATCCTCGATTGCCTCAtgttcctcctgcagcaccagccttgaTGCTCTGAGCACCGTGGCTGTGTGGAGCAGCTCCTGTGTGAGGTGTGTCTGCTGCCTGTCTGACCACAATGACAGGCAATGCATTCTGCTACTTTCAGTCCCACATGCTGAAAGGTGATCTGTATTCCTTTGCTTCCTTATGTTTCCCAACCTTCTGtcctcttccctgccagcttCTTACACTACAGGGAGCATTCTAACGGAGACTTGACAACTAACTGCTCTTCTCATGGAAATACCTTAAAAAATTCACCACTTCCCTCCAGACTCAACTGACAGAgtctctgggctccagccaaCGACATCAGCACAATTTCTCATCAGCACAGAATAATGTACCTGCAGGCAGGTCTCCACAGACAGGGCTGCTTCACTGCAACCACACTGGACCATCTGCAGAACCAGGTCACCCCATCACTGATCGACCCTGGTGCTCACacaggggagctgggagccctTCAAGCACAAAGGTGGCCCTTGAAGAACCACAAACCCTACAAGTGCtgcatgaaagcaaaaaaaaaaataatctaccaATATACCACATCCTTAGGTATTATTTccaatagctttttttttgtgtgtgtgtcgTATTGTGAGAAATGGCACTCAGGAATTAGGGGAGAGACACAGAGACAAGAGCTTTCTCCACCAGGTCCCCTGCTCACCTGTCTCATGCTGTAGGCAAACAGGAACCCCACGTTGTAGCGCACCTCCCGCAGCAAGGACAGGGTCTGCTGGTGATCCTCTTCTGTCTCTCCACAGAAGCCAGCAATGAAATCGCTGCTCAGGCTCACTCCTGTGACAGAGACACAGCTTTACACTTCCCTCAAGGAAAAGAGGAACAGTTTCCTCAAGAACGGGACAGGGATAGAGCTGTGCTGATCTGGAGGAAGCCAAAGGCAGCCCCTACCTGGGATGCACCTGCGCACGTGGTGCACGAGCTCTAAATACGCTTCTCTTGTGTATCTGCAATGAACAACACCTGGACTCGTGAACTGGAAAATCACCTCATGAGTGGGGAGAAGCCAGCAGGCTGACCAGAGGGCAGcgcagggctgcccagggtgaTCCCTCACCCTCGCTGCATGGCCTGCAGGACCCGTGTGCTCCCACTCTGGGCTGGGAGGTGGAGCTGTTTGCAGATGTTGTGTCGCTCGTGGATAAGCTGCAGGACCTGTGATGGACAACCAGGAGACAGCATCACAGACTGCTCAACTCTTACCAGGATGCCGAGGGGAAGAGTCTTCCACAGGGTAAAAGCAAACTGCCACCCTGCCAGCTTTAGCACAAACATTCCCCCTCCCAAAAGCTGCTGTTCCCATTCTGTGGTTCAACATTCCCTTTGGGAAGGAAGCACAGCCCATGATGCCGAGCAGttcagagctgcctgcctgcctgcaaaCCAAGGTCCAGGTGTTTATTTTACACTTGCCTCATCAGGAAAATCCTTGGGGTGTGGAGAGGTGAAACGGATCCTCATTTCTGGATTGATTCTGGAGACTTGGTCTAGAAGGTGCACGAAGCGCAAACCCCCAGGCTTGGCCTTGTAGACCGTGGTAAAGCCCCGGCTGAGActgggggcaggagctgcctggaacTGCACCTCAGACAGGTCTCGGAAGCTGTTGACATTCTGACCCAAGAGGGTCACTTCCTTCACTCcctacaaaaataaacagagagggaaaaatataaCTCGGTCAGGATGGGGAAGCTCCAGGGGCAGCCATGGTTCTGCTCTCACTTCAAGGGGGCATCTCTAGGGGAAgccctcccctccctggctgTCCCAGAGTTACAAGGGGAATAAAAAAGTAATCGGTGGAACCCTGTGGGACCCTCATCACCACAGATAAAGGCCATGTCACTGCTCAGAGGTGTCCTGAGAACCATCCTTCCCCCACGGCCTGGTGGCTCAGCCTCACCTGGTCCGAGAGCATCCGCACTTCCCGCAGGATGGAGGCGACGGGGCGGCTCCGTTCTCGGCCGCGGGTGAAGGGCACGATGCAGTAGCTGCACATGTTGTCACAGCCCCGCATGATGGACCTGCCAGAGGTGCAGTGCACACAGGTCACACCACGATGGTTCCAGAGGCATCATCAAGGctgcaccctgccctgctctgagccagcccagcaccactgccctcagccccctccccgggccTGCAGCACACGCAGCACCAGCTCAGCACCCCTGCCAGGCAGAGCCGACTTCTGCTCACCCAAAGCTTACACCTCCTAATTTTCCATGCATATTTCCAAGAAAATTGGGAAGAAACTAACAAGGCACAGACTTGCACTGTGATCTGGCAGTGAGGGAAGATCCTCCTGCACCGTTTCTGCAGAGGGGACTTGGTACTCTATGGTCACGCTGAGCAGAGCCTGGTTTCCCATTTGGGAATCTGATTATCAAAACCGGACaaatgaaaactaaaccaaCAGACATTATGATGCAGGGAGGATTAGAAGAACCAAACCAAAGAAACTCGTGTGGGacacagcagaaggcagaagaTGAGAGAGACAGACTTTAGAAAGCCAGAAACATCAGTGGGACAGAGATCCCTGGATGCAGCATCACGCTCAGACAATCAGCATTCCCAAAGGAGAACCAGGGAAGGTCACAGGCAGCTGGAGCATGGggcagtgtccccagggctcagtcAGACAGTGAGGCAGCAcgacacacacagacacacactctGCCTCTGGGCTGCTGGAACTGAGTGCAGCCAGGCCTGGCATCTCTGGGGCTGCTGACACTGATaggcctgccctgcagagcacacagcCAGAGCCACAGACACACAGGAACACGAGGGACTCACACAAATGCTGTGGTGCCTCCTGCACTGGTCTGGACGGGCAGAATGTCAGCATAGGTCTCATCTAGTGACAGCAGGACATTGGCAGCTTGCTGGCCAGACTCGGCCACAGCCAGCAGCCGGGGCAGGTCACGATAGGCATCAGGGCCTGCCACGATATCAACCAGCTTCTCCCTGTGCAGGATCTCCTCCTTAAGTCTCTCAGCCATGCACCCTGCCAACAAAGGAGAAGGATCCTGGTCAGGAAGCACCCACCCCCCTTACTCCTCCCACCGGCTGCCTTCACCCAGCAGAAAAGGCTCGATGCCACCGGGGGAGACAGGGAGCTACAGCACAAGGGGATGTGGCACAACTGTGCTTCCCACTGGGCTGTGTCCCAGCAGCCGGTGCTGCCCCCAGCAGCCGGTGCTGCCCCCGGGCTGTGTCCCTACCCAGGATCCCGATGCGCAGCGGGGGGCGGCCCCGGTGCCGCCGCGCCTTCAGCGCCTTCAGGTGCCGCAGGCGATTCCAGATGgtctgctctgccttctccctgGAGAAGCCAGGAAAACGGTGGTTATTCCAATTGTTGTGCTTTAATAGCCCCCCAACATGAAGCAGCCCAGGTGCTTTAAGAGGAGAACTGAAGACAGAGAATCATCCACCCGATGAATCCGCCGGCGGGTGGAAGTGCGGTTTGTGGTGTGTGGATTCTGCCTTGGCTGGGTCTTACCTACTGCCACTGCACCCACACTGCAGAAACAGCCCAGGCACTAAGCTCTCctggagcacagctctgccttaGCCAGCCAACGTGAGCTGCCTTGCAAGAGACAACCAGCATTCCACATCAGCATTCAGAACAAACAAGCCTATCCAGATATCCCAAACTGCCCCTGAAGGTCTTTCCCACGTTTCTGAAGTACAGACCCTGCACTAGAGAGACACTTGCTTcaagagaagacagaagaataTTAAATAGAAATCATGAAAGCACAAATCTGTGGGTGTCTCTGACTGCCTGTGGCAAACACAGAGTTCACTCCACCAAAGAACAACTCCTCACTACACAGAAAATCAATTCATGGCACAATTAACGTTGTACATCAGCCAACTCTACCCTCAACTAAACAGCAGTTTCAGATCTGCAGGCCCTTTGCCTCACACAACACATTTATTGCCTTGGTTTTTAAATAGCAATTCCTTTAAAACTGtccaaaagcagcagtgacagtTTCCTTACCTCACAGAACAGGTGACAAGGAGAATCACATCTGCCTACATGGAAAACAACACAAAGGAAGAAGAATCTGTAACAGGCAAACAGTCGGTACTCACACCCTGAACTCACACCTGGAGACTGTTAAACTCACCTACCCAGGGAAAAAGGT
This sequence is a window from Apus apus isolate bApuApu2 chromosome 15, bApuApu2.pri.cur, whole genome shotgun sequence. Protein-coding genes within it:
- the CDK5RAP1 gene encoding mitochondrial tRNA methylthiotransferase CDK5RAP1 — encoded protein: MLPGRTALRAARLLRWAARRARCGAALPAGPDLRYFLRGAAAGEPRPEPQPEPGSAAGSGKVFLETYGCQMNVSDTEIAWAILQESGYTRTRELEEADVILLVTCSVREKAEQTIWNRLRHLKALKARRHRGRPPLRIGILGCMAERLKEEILHREKLVDIVAGPDAYRDLPRLLAVAESGQQAANVLLSLDETYADILPVQTSAGGTTAFVSIMRGCDNMCSYCIVPFTRGRERSRPVASILREVRMLSDQGVKEVTLLGQNVNSFRDLSEVQFQAAPAPSLSRGFTTVYKAKPGGLRFVHLLDQVSRINPEMRIRFTSPHPKDFPDEVLQLIHERHNICKQLHLPAQSGSTRVLQAMQRGYTREAYLELVHHVRRCIPGVSLSSDFIAGFCGETEEDHQQTLSLLREVRYNVGFLFAYSMRQKTRASHRLQDDVPAAVKQRRLEELVAAFREEAARANGAMVGQAQLVLVEGPSKRSASELCGRNDGNIKVIFPDAEIQDAAGGGELLRAQPGDYVLVKVTSASSQTLKGVLLSRTTLSRSAAAH